The genomic interval TTCAACAAAAGTTAAAGGAGACATTGAATATGGAATATCCTCTCTAGGATCTGGCCGTGAATAACCAGCCAAGGGCGAAGCATAGGAGGTGCAACATGTGTGCCCTGAAGGCTGATCCTCGGGTGTGTGGAACTGGAACCAGACAGGGTGGGGAGCGCGAGACAATCTCAACCAGATGTAGAGTAGGGGAAGTGATTCTTGGCTTTGTCACTCTAGTTACCAAACTAACATTTGTTCCATCACATCACAAACGTTTCACTATTCATTCAAACAAACTTTCCAgaaaagcaaaaagaaaaggGTTGGCGCAAAGGACAATTTCCATTTCTTATCAATGAGACGTGACTAGGTGGAAAACAATTACATTTGAACAGCGAAACACAGAGTTGAAAGTAGCTGCATGGTGGAAAGTGTCTTGTACACTTTTATCTTGCAGGTGATATGCATAGCTAAATTATTATCTATGGGGATCTATAGATAGTTAGGGTTATCCATTCTTTTAATATCTATAACGATTGATAGTTATGTATCAAATATACACATAAGATAAAAGCATGTTATCAGTCTGACAAATCGGGTGAGTAACGTTGATGCTGCTCTTTACACTAACCAGACATGTGAAATAGTCTGCTTACGTACCGCAGAGTAGGTCAGACCGGATTGAGAAAGATCTTACTCATTCCCATTGTGCGTTTCAGTCATTCCTGAGGTCAGTCTTTTGGCTTGTGGCTCCGGGACCCCATGTTGTTGGGAAACCGGGGATGGGATGGGTTTGACTGAAGACAATGTGCTGTTTTCCTCTTTTGCTATTCTTTTGCTATTCATGTTGTACTACTCATTAATATTAACTATAATTAAATTGAATTGTttttatatagcccttaatcacaggtacagtctcaaagggcattCCAGGGATAATCAGGAGTACAATCTGTGCCATAATTAACATACATACATCTACCTTCAACATGTTTAGAGTTCTGTTAGAGTTGGTTGAACTATCATCATTAAGTTCTCACCAAAACACAAATAGAATCTGAATCAAAATAATAAgtaatatgaatatataataaataaatacgtttTTAACACATAATCTAACGTAACAGGCCCTTTATGTTTCATATTTCAATCAACGAATGCATTCTTTGTGAGAAATTAATAGGAAGAATATATTTATTTGGCATATTTCATAACAATAGACAAATAGATAGAAAAAGGTATATTTTTCTATGCTTATAATTGCTTGATAATCTAAATGAACCTCCAAGAAAAATTCCATACATAATTGGAACTGTAGATTAGTAGAATCTGGAAACCCCTTTAAAAATATCCCTACAAATTTCCAATGTTTCTAAAAAGTTGGTAGTCAAACAGCTCTCTGGAAACCATATGCTGTTTTCTCACAttgaaataaaacaatgttagcTAATCATTCTCAAGCAACCACTTTTCTGTCCACCGAGTTccctgaaaacaaaacaaagtgaCATCAAGAAGTTGTCAACAAGTTCAAAGATTTCCTTAATTTGTATTTTTGGAGTTGTAGTCTtgaattattttgttttattttatgttcaTCAAAACCCTGCTTATAATAATCCATCTGTTCGTTAGGTTCCATCAGAACAGTAATAACTAATTATCCCTCTGCTCGTTAGGTTCCATCAGTACACCATTAACGAAGAACACATCTGATAGACCACTAAAGGCTTCATCAGTACACTCAGTACACAAGTAATTAAAAAATTTTATTCCTCAGTACTTCTCCCTCTGAGGATCTCTTGCTGAGGTTATAACATCCAGACCCTCCCAGCAGATAAAAAAACCCCACCTCCAAGTAGATAAAGCACAGGACCCACCCACCATTACTGTATTTACTTGCTTACAATCAAAAGTACAAATCACACTATCAAGATGCCATCTTAGATTATTCAGATTATTATCAATCTTTAAGATATAAGTTAACTGCTCTTTTTCATCTCAATGTCAGATGTGCTGCACCCATCCCAATGCATGTCCAGGCGTGTCAAGGTTGTTTTATATGACCATTGGGTTTGAGTGATCCTTTAAGCAGAGCACGTATATGGACATGAACATGGATCTCGCTGATTGGGCAAAAATGTATGAAAAATACAGGTCTGtttatttaagaaaatgtatcTGTTTAATTTAAATATCTTTCTGTCCAGAACACATTCACATTGTAATACAATCCCAAGATAACATGATGTGTACttcatagaaaacaaataaacattttgacaattcatgttttttcagtaactatatacaattatttaagaTGCCTCTTCAGGGGTTAAAGTGTTCTTTATTAACTTGTTTTTGCGATAGCTACAGGCTATTTCTCTATGTGCCTTTTGTAGTATCGTAAAAGTCATTTGACCTGCATGCCTTCAAGTGCATATCTATTGCTTTCCAAAGTGCCGTCGCTCTGCATAGGGATAGTTGTACAGCAAAGTCCAATTCTTCATTGTAGCATCCTTAAAAATCAATCCCAATTTCAACTAAAAATCCTGAACACATCCTAACATCCCACTtctttccaaataactcccctTCCAATAACATGAAACACagcacaataaataaataaatgcatcgaAACCCAGAGGATATGTCATCTGTAATCCTGAGGTACATGGGCTACAAAGCCCTAAATACAGTGTAATTCATTTGCAACCCCATCCCCTTGTCAGGCAGTAACCATTTAGTTACATGACATTCAACATCTAGCATTCTATTCTACAGATGTCTTTCAGTAGAATTAATAAcaatttcaatacattttaCTGGCGAACAAATGAATGAACATAAAGGAAATATATTAGGCATATTTGTTATTGTGATAATAATACGTTAAAAACATTCTCTGTTTTTTCCTTATCTTTAGTGGTTTAAACGTCTATCTTGTAAGACTTGCTGCGTCTCCTGCAAGCCCTGCGAAACCAAACCCAATAGAGAACCACCATGATGATCCAGTAGCATGTGTATGCTGCACAACCAAAGATAAGGAAGCCAGTTTCCATCTTCTTAGCAGGGGTCTGCCAGCTCATCTGGCTCTCCTTGTAGATGGTGTAAAACAGCCCACCTAACAAGATGGCCGCCCACACTGAtaatgggaggagggggatgtaGTTGCCCACCATCTTACGCCGGCCGGACGTTCCCCAGCTGCTTTTGTTCATAGTTAGAATGGCAAAGTACTTTGCGGGCAGCAGGCTGGTCATGTACAGGGCAGAGTAGAGAGACATGAAGACCATGGCCATGTCCCCACGAAGGATGCAGGCGTAGGACGCCTTCACCAGCCCAATCAGCTGGATACAGCAAAGGACCCAGAGGATGTCCCACAGGCTGCCTGTCCAGAACAGCTGGATGATGGTGGCGGTCACGAAGAAGGGGAAGACCCCGGAGACGATGGACTCGTAGGTCATCCAGAGGTGGTGCTTGTGCCACCACATGGCGTTAAAGAGCCACTCTCGGAAGTAGGACTTGGTCCAGCGAGTTTGTTGGTTGAGCCAGCGTAGGAACTGGGCTGGTGTTTCCGTGTAACACTTTGAGCGAGCCGTGTATCTGAAAGGAGTTAATGGATTGAACATGAGCTCTTTGGATATTTGTAAAAGGTTGAAGTAGtcgtttttatgttttgttttgctttactATTACGCTATATTGTCTTCAGTGAAAATCAAATATATACAAAGAAATGCAATGTGCCGCTGCATGAAGCCTAGTTAGTAAAAATACTTATTATTTGCATAGTTAAACACTCACTTTGAAGCATAGTTATACACTCACTTAGAATACTGTAGTTACACACTCACTTAGTAGCATAGTTACACAATCAATTAGAATACTGTAGTTACACACTCAATTAGTAGCATAGTTACACACTCACTTGGTAGAATACTGTAGTTACAAACTAATTTAGTAGCATAGTTACACACTGATTTAGTAGTATAGTTACACACTCACTTAGTAGCACTGATTTAGTAGTATAGTTACACACTCACTTAGTAGCATAGCCCATGCTTAGCATGCGATTGGTCAAGTGTCTGTCATCCCCAAATGTGCAGTGAGTTCCGAGGAATGTCTGATTATACCAGGACTCCAGAAACTGTTGAAGGAGGTCATTCCGATACAGGCCTATAGAGAGAAAGGTTTCAGTAAAACATCAAACTTCAGAACACGTATTACGGCCTAGGGACAATATGTTTGCATGGCTAGGTATTTTTTAACACAAAACATTTGATAGTGTTTGCTTACCCAGCGGCCCACTGATGCAAGACACACAGTTGAAGAAGGACTGGCAGGACCTCTCGATGTTGAAAGCCATCCAGTAGCGAAGACTGCTCATGAAGCTGATGTAGGAGTCTTTGAGGTTGAGGATCATCACATCCCCCCCCACGGCACCATACTTGTGGTTGCTCTCCAGAACCTTGCATAGCTCCACCGTAGCCAACGAGTCCAGCTTAGTGTCTGAGTCACAAACCTATTTAGAAGTCGACATCAAACAGTTTGGGTGTCACATGGTTTCCTGAATTTTACCTTGTAGTTTAACTGTAGTCTATGTAATATTATAGTTAAAAATATATGTAGAAAACATGATTAACATTGTTATAACATACAGTTATACCTGTCCTTTAAAACAGGCTAATTATTAACACACAGTTATACCTGTACTATATAACATGATTATATTATTGTAACAAAGTAGTACCTATACTATATAACATGATTATTAATGTAATAAAGTTGGATTTATAACTATATTATATGATAACATCATTGTCACACA from Gadus morhua chromosome 11, gadMor3.0, whole genome shotgun sequence carries:
- the has1 gene encoding hyaluronan synthase 1; the protein is MELKPLLRGLGSLVRACLTFLFALAVLGVMIWAYVQGFQLVTSPYGIISFGFYGLLLGLHVLVQSLFAFIEHRRMKARTQPCSYTKTIGFTVSAYQEDPAYLRECLQSIRALQYPPELLRVIMVVDGNSEDDRYMMDMFREVFSDQDPGCFVWENNYHSRDPTAAGGAGDQVCYEDPGRKQVEELISSRRCVCIMQRWGGKREVMYTAFKALGDSVDYIQVCDSDTKLDSLATVELCKVLESNHKYGAVGGDVMILNLKDSYISFMSSLRYWMAFNIERSCQSFFNCVSCISGPLGLYRNDLLQQFLESWYNQTFLGTHCTFGDDRHLTNRMLSMGYATKYTARSKCYTETPAQFLRWLNQQTRWTKSYFREWLFNAMWWHKHHLWMTYESIVSGVFPFFVTATIIQLFWTGSLWDILWVLCCIQLIGLVKASYACILRGDMAMVFMSLYSALYMTSLLPAKYFAILTMNKSSWGTSGRRKMVGNYIPLLPLSVWAAILLGGLFYTIYKESQMSWQTPAKKMETGFLIFGCAAYTCYWIIMVVLYWVWFRRACRRRSKSYKIDV